The DNA region CCGGGGAGTGGATCTTGGCATCGTCCTGGTGCGTCCCTCCGGCCCGCGGCACGTCGCCAAACGCGCACCGGTCTCGGTGGCGATCGTCGGCGAGCCGGGTGAGCTGCTGATGCACGCCCACGGCCGGACCCGCCATGCCCTGGTCACGTTCGAAGGCCAGCCGGACGCCGTCGCGCTTCTCCAGTCAGCCGAAGTCGGCCTCTAGTCCCACCCGCACCCTCACCTGGCAAGTCCGCACCGGCTCCCTGCCCTCGCAAGCTCGGGCTGGGGACTCCCGGAGCGGCTCCACGGCCGAGGAACCTGCGGCGTGGGCCCAGCGTCCGGATCAGCGGACTTCGAAGCCTGCGTCCCGGATGGCCTGCTTGACCTGGGACATCATGTCGTCCGGGCCCCAGTGGAAGATCGAAGCGGCGAGCACCGCGTCTGCGCCGGCGGCAACTGCCGGCGGAAAGTGCGCCGGCTCCCCCGCCCCGCCTGACGCGATGATGGGGACCTTCACAGCGGCGCGGACCAGCCGGATGAGCTCCAGGTCAAAGCCGTCCTTGGTGCCGTCGGCGTCGATGGAGTTCAGGAGGATCTCGCCCACGCCACGGTCTGCCGCCTCCGTGGCCCAGGCAATCGCGTCGATGCCCGTGCCGGTGCGGCCGCCGTGGGTGGTGACCTCAAAGCCCGACGGCGTGGGGACGGATCCCGCCCGGGTGCGGCGGGCGTCCACGGACAGGACAAGCACCTGTGAGCCGAAGTGCCGGGTGATTTCATCGATGACGTCCGGCCGGGCAACCGCGGCAGTGTTGATCGAGGCCTTGTCCGCGCCGAAGCGGAGGAGCTTATCCACCTCGGCCACCCCGCGGACCCCGCCGCCCACCGTCAGGGGGATGAAGACTTCCTCGGCGGTGCGGCGGACGACGTCGAAAGTGGTTTCGCGGTTGCCTGACGACGCTGTGACGTCCAGGAAGGTCAGTTCGTCGGCCCCGGCGTTGTCATAACGGTGCGCCAGTTCCACCGGGTCCCCGGCGTCGCGGAGGCCTTCGAAGTTGACGCCCTTAACGACCCGGCCGGCGTCGACATCGAGGCAGGGAATGACGCGTACGGCTACAGCCATGGGTGCTCCTGGAATTCTCTGGTGGATTCTGCTGCCCGGCCTTAACGGGGCAGGCCTGATCGGCGGCGCTGCTCAGATGCGGCAGGCGTGGATGCTGCTGACCAGGATGGCGCGGGCACCGAGGTCGTAGAGCTCGTCCATGATCCGGTTGGTTTCCTTCTTGGGAACCATGGACCGGACAGCCACCCAGTCGGAGTCCCGCAGCGGCGACACGGTGGGTGATTCCAGGCCGGGAGTCAGGGCGGCGGCCTGCTCCACCAGCTCCTTGCGGATGTCGTAGTCCATGAGGACATACTGGCGTGCCACCAGGACGCCCTGCAGGCGGCGGATGAGCACGTCGATCTCTTTGACCGTGCCGTTCGCAGCACCGCCCTTCCCGGTACGCCGGATCAGGACAGCTTCCGACTTGAGAATGGGATCGCCGAAGATTTCCATCCCGGCGGCCTTGAGCGTGCTGCCTGTCTCCACGACGTCGGCAATCGCGTCCGCGACGCCGAGGCGAACGGAAGATTCGACGGCGCCGTCAAGGCGGACCACTTTGGCGTGGATCCCGCGCCCGGCAAGGTAGCCGCGGAGCAGGCCGTCGTAGCTGGTGGCCAGGCGCTTGCCTTCCAGTTCTTCGACTTTGGAGAAATCGCCCACCGGTCCGGCGAAACGGAAGGTTGAAGCTGCGAAGCCCAGCGGCAGCAGTTCCTCCGCCTCGACTTCGGCGTCCAGCAGGAGGTCGCGGCCGGTAATGCCGACGTCGAGCGTTCCCTGGCCGACGTAGACGGCGATGTCGCGGGGGCGGAG from Arthrobacter pascens includes:
- the hisF gene encoding imidazole glycerol phosphate synthase subunit HisF gives rise to the protein MAVAVRVIPCLDVDAGRVVKGVNFEGLRDAGDPVELAHRYDNAGADELTFLDVTASSGNRETTFDVVRRTAEEVFIPLTVGGGVRGVAEVDKLLRFGADKASINTAAVARPDVIDEITRHFGSQVLVLSVDARRTRAGSVPTPSGFEVTTHGGRTGTGIDAIAWATEAADRGVGEILLNSIDADGTKDGFDLELIRLVRAAVKVPIIASGGAGEPAHFPPAVAAGADAVLAASIFHWGPDDMMSQVKQAIRDAGFEVR
- the hisG gene encoding ATP phosphoribosyltransferase; protein product: MLRVAVPNKGSLSEAASEMLSEAGYRQRRDTRELVMVDPDNDIEFFFLRPRDIAVYVGQGTLDVGITGRDLLLDAEVEAEELLPLGFAASTFRFAGPVGDFSKVEELEGKRLATSYDGLLRGYLAGRGIHAKVVRLDGAVESSVRLGVADAIADVVETGSTLKAAGMEIFGDPILKSEAVLIRRTGKGGAANGTVKEIDVLIRRLQGVLVARQYVLMDYDIRKELVEQAAALTPGLESPTVSPLRDSDWVAVRSMVPKKETNRIMDELYDLGARAILVSSIHACRI